A window from uncultured Anaeromusa sp. encodes these proteins:
- a CDS encoding diol dehydratase small subunit, whose translation MSQNKMIEDIVREVMRSMHQAPQGGAVAAAVPTKGFCPAQDYPLAEKHPDWVKTPGGKSLNDITLDKVLGGQITADDVRISPETLRMQAEIADGVGRTQFAANLRRAAELTAIPDNRILEIYNALRPNRSTKAELLAIADEMEHKYSAKINADFVREAADVYERRNRLRVD comes from the coding sequence ATGTCTCAAAATAAGATGATTGAAGATATTGTGCGTGAGGTCATGCGCTCCATGCACCAGGCTCCGCAGGGCGGCGCTGTCGCTGCTGCCGTGCCGACTAAAGGATTCTGCCCGGCCCAGGATTATCCGCTGGCGGAAAAACATCCTGATTGGGTCAAAACCCCTGGCGGCAAATCGCTGAATGATATTACCCTGGATAAAGTGTTGGGCGGTCAGATTACGGCCGACGATGTGCGCATCAGTCCGGAAACGTTGCGGATGCAAGCGGAAATTGCCGACGGCGTAGGCCGGACGCAGTTTGCTGCTAATCTGCGCCGTGCTGCAGAACTGACAGCCATTCCGGATAATCGCATTTTGGAAATCTACAATGCGCTGCGCCCGAACCGTTCGACCAAAGCGGAACTTTTGGCGATTGCCGATGAAATGGAACATAAATACAGCGCCAAAATCAATGCCGACTTTGTGCGGGAAGCTGCTGACGTATACGAACGCCGCAACCGTCTCCGCGTAGACTAG
- a CDS encoding propanediol/glycerol family dehydratase medium subunit has translation MQISEQMIREIVAQVMQGMEQPTAASAPVKKAVVGRPMTLVEKGEAKAGTWADEVIIALAPAFGKYQNKTIVDVPHSDVLRELISGIEEEGLKARVVRVTRSSDLAFVAHDATKLSGSGISIGIQSRGTTVIHQKDLPPLSNLELFPQSPLLDLEAYRAIGRNAAKYAKGESPTPVPTRNDQMARPKFQAKAAILHIKETEHVVPGAKAVEIEVQF, from the coding sequence ATGCAAATCAGCGAACAAATGATTCGTGAGATTGTCGCACAGGTGATGCAAGGCATGGAACAGCCTACTGCCGCCAGTGCGCCTGTAAAAAAAGCGGTTGTCGGTCGTCCGATGACCTTGGTGGAAAAAGGCGAAGCAAAAGCGGGAACTTGGGCGGATGAGGTTATCATCGCTCTGGCCCCTGCCTTTGGCAAATACCAGAATAAAACCATCGTAGATGTGCCTCACAGCGATGTGCTGCGGGAACTCATTTCCGGTATTGAAGAAGAAGGACTCAAAGCTCGTGTCGTTCGTGTAACCCGTTCTTCCGACTTGGCATTTGTAGCGCATGATGCTACCAAACTGAGCGGTTCCGGGATTTCCATCGGCATTCAGTCTCGCGGTACGACGGTTATCCATCAAAAAGATCTGCCACCGCTGAGTAACCTGGAGCTTTTCCCGCAGTCGCCGTTGCTGGACTTGGAAGCCTACCGCGCCATTGGCCGTAATGCTGCCAAATATGCAAAAGGCGAATCGCCGACTCCGGTACCGACTCGGAACGATCAGATGGCCCGGCCTAAATTCCAGGCTAAAGCCGCTATCCTTCACATCAAGGAAACGGAACATGTTGTTCCCGGTGCTAAAGCGGTAGAAATTGAAGTGCAGTTTTAA
- a CDS encoding propanediol/glycerol family dehydratase large subunit: protein MKRSKRFEALEARPVNQDGFVVEWPEVGLIAMGSPNDPIPSIKIQNGRVVEMDGTPRDKFDFIDQFIADYAIDVTVAERSMAMGNEEIAKMLVDVNVSRDEIVKVFRGLTAAKIVAVLNTMNVVEMMMALQKMRARKRPSNQCHITNVADNPVLIAADAAEASMRGFDEMETTVAVVRYAPFNALSMLIGGQTGRRGTLIQCALEEATELQLGMRGITAYAETISVYGTENVFVDGDDTPWSKAFLASAYASRGLKMRFTSGTGAEVQMGYAEGKSMLYLEVRCIMITRGAGVQGLQNGSVSCIGVPAAVPSGIRAVLAENLTTTMLDLEVASSNDQTFTHSDIRRTARTLMQMLPGTDFICSGYSGVPNYDNMFAGSNWDVDDYDDWNIIQRDLQIDGGLRPAAEEDVIAVRNKAARALQAVYRELGFPTITDEEVEAATYAHGSKDMPARNIVEDLKSAQEMMSRGITGIDVVKALSKAGFQDLAENVLNLLKQRVSGDYLHTSAILDSNFHVVSAVNDANDYRGPGTGYRMSDERWNEIKTIRQALNPSDFDV from the coding sequence ATGAAACGATCCAAACGGTTTGAAGCGTTGGAAGCCCGCCCTGTTAACCAGGACGGCTTCGTGGTTGAATGGCCCGAAGTGGGTCTGATTGCCATGGGCAGTCCCAACGATCCAATTCCTAGCATTAAAATCCAAAATGGCCGCGTTGTTGAAATGGACGGTACGCCTCGGGATAAATTCGATTTCATCGATCAGTTTATTGCGGACTATGCCATTGACGTGACGGTAGCGGAAAGATCCATGGCTATGGGCAATGAAGAAATTGCCAAAATGCTTGTGGACGTAAACGTGTCCCGTGACGAGATCGTCAAGGTCTTCCGTGGCCTGACCGCCGCCAAGATCGTGGCGGTACTTAACACCATGAACGTGGTGGAAATGATGATGGCTTTGCAGAAGATGCGCGCCCGTAAGCGTCCTTCCAACCAATGCCATATCACCAACGTAGCTGACAATCCGGTGCTGATTGCTGCTGATGCAGCGGAAGCTTCCATGCGCGGCTTCGATGAAATGGAAACCACTGTTGCTGTTGTGCGTTACGCTCCGTTCAATGCGCTGTCCATGCTGATTGGCGGCCAAACCGGACGCCGCGGCACTTTGATCCAATGCGCTTTGGAAGAAGCTACCGAACTGCAGCTGGGCATGCGCGGCATTACGGCGTATGCGGAAACCATTTCTGTATATGGCACGGAAAACGTGTTTGTTGACGGCGACGACACTCCTTGGTCTAAAGCGTTCTTGGCTTCGGCTTATGCTTCGCGCGGTCTGAAAATGCGCTTTACCTCCGGTACTGGCGCTGAAGTGCAGATGGGTTACGCCGAAGGAAAATCCATGCTGTATTTGGAAGTGCGCTGCATCATGATTACCCGCGGCGCTGGCGTACAGGGCCTGCAGAACGGCTCTGTAAGCTGCATCGGCGTGCCTGCGGCGGTTCCGTCCGGCATTCGTGCTGTTTTGGCGGAAAATCTGACTACTACCATGCTGGATCTGGAAGTTGCCTCCAGTAATGACCAGACCTTCACTCACTCCGACATCCGCCGGACAGCTCGTACGCTGATGCAGATGCTGCCTGGTACGGACTTCATCTGCTCCGGTTATAGCGGCGTGCCTAACTATGACAACATGTTCGCCGGCTCCAACTGGGATGTAGATGACTATGATGACTGGAATATCATCCAGCGCGATCTCCAAATCGACGGCGGCCTGCGTCCGGCAGCGGAAGAAGACGTCATCGCCGTGCGTAACAAAGCAGCCCGGGCTCTCCAGGCTGTGTATCGCGAACTGGGCTTCCCGACCATTACCGACGAGGAAGTGGAAGCGGCTACCTACGCTCATGGCAGCAAGGATATGCCGGCCCGTAACATCGTCGAGGATCTCAAGTCCGCTCAGGAAATGATGAGCCGCGGCATTACTGGTATTGACGTAGTCAAGGCCTTGTCGAAAGCCGGCTTCCAGGATCTGGCGGAGAACGTTCTCAACCTGCTCAAACAGCGCGTATCTGGAGACTATCTCCATACGTCGGCTATTTTGGACAGCAACTTCCATGTAGTTAGCGCCGTCAACGACGCCAACGATTATCGCGGTCCCGGAACAGGCTATCGCATGAGCGATGAGCGCTGGAACGAAATCAAGACCATTCGTCAGGCTTTGAATCCGTCTGACTTTGACGTTTAA
- the pduB gene encoding propanediol utilization microcompartment protein PduB produces MQEQLIDKVMDEIKKRMESQGAAAPTEAPAAAACAANPGMTEYVGTAIGDTIGLVIANVDPMLHAQMKLDPKFRSIGIIGGRTGAGPHIMAADEAVKATNTEIVTIELARDTKGGAGHGCLIIFGAEEVSDARRAVEVALKELDRTFGDVYGNDAGHLELQYTARASYAINKAFNAPVGKAFGLIVGAPAAIGVLMSDVAVKTANVELVGYASPAGGTSYSNEVIIMITGDSGAVRQSVLAAKDAGKKLLEALGGPAPSVTKPYI; encoded by the coding sequence ATGCAAGAACAGTTAATTGACAAGGTTATGGACGAAATTAAAAAACGCATGGAGTCTCAAGGAGCCGCTGCTCCGACTGAAGCTCCGGCTGCTGCCGCTTGCGCAGCCAACCCGGGTATGACCGAATACGTAGGTACCGCTATCGGCGATACCATCGGATTGGTAATTGCTAATGTAGATCCTATGCTGCATGCACAGATGAAGCTGGATCCCAAATTCCGCTCTATCGGCATCATCGGCGGACGTACCGGCGCTGGCCCGCACATTATGGCGGCGGACGAAGCTGTAAAAGCGACTAACACAGAAATCGTCACCATTGAATTGGCCCGTGATACTAAAGGCGGTGCTGGTCATGGATGTCTCATCATTTTTGGTGCGGAAGAAGTGTCTGACGCTCGCCGCGCAGTAGAAGTGGCCCTGAAAGAACTGGACCGCACCTTCGGCGACGTATATGGCAATGATGCAGGCCATCTGGAACTGCAATACACCGCTCGCGCCAGCTACGCCATCAACAAAGCGTTCAATGCGCCTGTAGGTAAAGCGTTCGGTCTGATCGTCGGTGCTCCGGCGGCTATCGGCGTACTCATGTCCGATGTGGCTGTTAAAACAGCTAACGTGGAACTCGTCGGCTATGCCAGCCCGGCTGGCGGCACCAGCTACTCCAACGAAGTGATTATCATGATTACCGGCGATTCCGGTGCGGTTCGCCAGTCGGTTTTGGCTGCTAAAGATGCAGGCAAGAAGTTGCTCGAAGCGCTGGGCGGCCCGGCTCCGTCCGTTACTAAACCTTACATTTAA
- the pduA gene encoding propanediol utilization microcompartment protein PduA, whose protein sequence is MNEALGMVETKGLVGAIEAADAMVKAANVHLVGYEKIGSGLVTVMVRGDVGAVKAATDAGSAAAGKVGQVVSVHVIPRPHTDVESILPKQV, encoded by the coding sequence ATGAACGAAGCGTTGGGTATGGTGGAAACAAAAGGTCTTGTCGGCGCCATTGAAGCGGCTGATGCCATGGTCAAGGCGGCCAATGTACATTTGGTTGGCTACGAAAAAATCGGCTCCGGCCTGGTGACGGTTATGGTACGTGGCGACGTAGGCGCTGTTAAGGCGGCTACCGACGCTGGCAGCGCTGCTGCCGGCAAAGTAGGCCAGGTTGTCTCCGTACACGTCATTCCTCGCCCCCACACGGATGTGGAAAGCATTCTGCCGAAACAGGTTTAA
- a CDS encoding EutP/PduV family microcompartment system protein → MKPTVKRKVMMVGAVGAGKTSLAYALGQRAKEVSKTSDIEFYDDAIDTPGEYAQIPRFYSALLVTSMQAAGVLIVQDASQRMPVLPPGFAGMFTRPVVGVVTKVDLEKADRERARRFLVQAGVKEPVFFVSSHTGEGLDELTDCLEQMDRNSSAGGKEDIK, encoded by the coding sequence ATGAAACCTACGGTTAAACGCAAGGTCATGATGGTAGGCGCTGTAGGCGCTGGCAAAACGTCGCTGGCGTATGCCTTGGGGCAGCGGGCGAAAGAAGTCAGCAAGACTAGTGATATTGAATTTTACGACGATGCTATCGATACTCCAGGGGAATACGCGCAAATCCCGCGTTTTTACTCGGCGCTCTTGGTGACCTCCATGCAAGCGGCAGGCGTGCTGATTGTGCAGGATGCTTCTCAGAGAATGCCAGTGCTGCCTCCCGGTTTTGCAGGCATGTTTACCAGACCGGTGGTGGGCGTAGTCACGAAGGTGGATTTAGAAAAGGCGGATCGTGAACGCGCAAGACGATTTTTAGTGCAGGCGGGAGTCAAAGAGCCTGTGTTCTTTGTCTCTTCCCATACAGGTGAAGGCTTGGATGAATTGACGGATTGTCTGGAACAGATGGACCGCAACTCATCCGCCGGAGGAAAGGAGGACATAAAATGA
- the eutS gene encoding ethanolamine utilization microcompartment protein EutS, with protein sequence MSMEKQRVVQEYVPGKQVTLAHLIAHPKAVLCEKLGVGEGGAIGILTITPCEAALIAADVATKTAAVDIGFMDRFTGSVVLVGSVSAVEAALRQVNAVLMDGLGFTGTRITRS encoded by the coding sequence ATGAGTATGGAAAAGCAGAGAGTTGTACAAGAATATGTACCAGGAAAACAGGTGACCCTGGCGCATTTGATCGCCCATCCGAAAGCGGTGCTCTGTGAAAAGCTGGGTGTAGGAGAGGGCGGTGCTATCGGTATCTTGACCATTACTCCTTGCGAAGCGGCTTTGATTGCTGCAGATGTAGCCACCAAGACGGCGGCCGTGGACATTGGATTTATGGATCGTTTTACCGGTTCTGTGGTGCTGGTGGGCAGCGTTTCTGCTGTGGAAGCGGCTCTGCGTCAGGTGAATGCCGTACTGATGGATGGCCTGGGCTTCACCGGGACTCGCATTACTAGGTCCTGA
- a CDS encoding response regulator, which translates to MYTLLIADDEQLERQALRFIIEKNYPQVQIVGEAGDGASAVRLAMEERPDIVLMDIRMPEINGLEAAKSIRVLLPDTRIVMLTAFDEFSYAKQALSMGAVEYLLKPVRPEELTETLRKVAEGVKAMKSKHQEEEALRKSVAEAMPFIQMSFVYDLISGQVEEMTHYRERASFLGLAVDPGVALVIDIDNFRKLTLQASELEKQGMKQRLHQSICRAVRARSGVGKAALVAPTGSDNIVVLLGLENAENADIAKAGALREAESIRSVVSEELGLSITIGVGRYYRDPRDIYRSYHEAMSALRQRFYLGSSQVIHIEDAPHLSEGPFHYPFHAERAVLDKVRCGDRKQAKEALKSLLGEIFAKKTRLETVKACVLELLVVLSRSAVEGGASLDKLTLLNFYCIQRLNECKEQSDIERWMMEALDQFLDNMLENRNSMNLRVMNKACEYIVANCHRNLPLEEVAQTVHLSPFYFSRLFKKEKGFNFADFITRVRLDRAKKLLLDPDYTVVRIATEVGYQDASYFCRVFRQSMGMTPNQYRQELRGEKTKV; encoded by the coding sequence ATGTATACGCTGTTGATAGCCGACGACGAACAATTGGAGCGGCAAGCGTTGCGCTTCATTATTGAAAAAAACTATCCGCAGGTTCAGATTGTCGGTGAGGCAGGCGATGGCGCCAGCGCTGTCCGGCTGGCCATGGAAGAACGGCCGGATATTGTGCTGATGGACATCCGCATGCCGGAGATCAACGGCTTGGAGGCGGCGAAAAGCATTCGAGTGCTGTTGCCTGATACGCGCATTGTGATGCTGACGGCGTTTGACGAGTTCAGCTATGCTAAACAGGCCCTCTCCATGGGGGCTGTGGAATATTTGCTGAAACCGGTGCGTCCGGAAGAGCTTACGGAAACCTTGCGCAAGGTGGCTGAAGGCGTTAAGGCTATGAAAAGCAAGCACCAAGAAGAAGAAGCCTTGCGTAAAAGCGTGGCCGAGGCCATGCCGTTTATTCAAATGTCTTTTGTGTATGACCTTATTTCCGGACAAGTGGAGGAAATGACGCATTATCGGGAACGGGCCAGCTTTTTGGGCTTGGCTGTGGACCCGGGCGTGGCGCTGGTCATTGATATTGATAATTTTCGCAAACTGACCCTGCAGGCGTCGGAACTAGAAAAGCAGGGCATGAAGCAGCGGCTGCATCAAAGCATCTGCCGGGCGGTGCGGGCGCGCAGCGGCGTGGGCAAGGCAGCGCTGGTGGCGCCTACAGGGAGCGACAATATTGTCGTATTACTGGGCTTGGAGAATGCGGAGAATGCGGATATAGCCAAAGCGGGGGCGTTGAGGGAAGCGGAGAGCATTCGCAGTGTGGTGAGTGAGGAACTGGGCCTTAGCATTACGATTGGCGTTGGCCGCTATTATCGGGATCCGCGGGATATTTACCGTTCGTATCACGAAGCCATGAGCGCGCTGCGGCAGCGGTTTTATCTGGGCAGCAGCCAAGTGATTCATATTGAGGATGCGCCGCATTTGAGCGAAGGGCCTTTTCATTATCCTTTCCATGCGGAGCGGGCTGTCTTGGATAAAGTACGCTGTGGTGACCGCAAACAAGCCAAAGAAGCGTTAAAAAGTCTTTTAGGTGAGATTTTTGCGAAGAAAACACGCTTGGAAACCGTCAAAGCATGTGTGCTGGAGCTGTTAGTGGTGCTCTCGCGGTCGGCGGTGGAAGGCGGCGCTAGTTTGGACAAGCTGACATTGCTCAATTTCTATTGCATTCAGCGTCTGAATGAATGCAAGGAGCAAAGCGATATTGAGCGCTGGATGATGGAAGCGCTGGATCAGTTTTTGGATAACATGTTGGAAAACCGCAATAGCATGAATTTGCGGGTTATGAATAAAGCCTGCGAGTATATTGTCGCTAATTGCCATCGCAACCTGCCGCTGGAAGAAGTGGCTCAGACCGTGCATTTGAGTCCTTTTTATTTCAGTCGTTTATTTAAAAAGGAAAAAGGCTTTAATTTTGCAGATTTTATTACCAGAGTACGCCTGGATCGGGCTAAAAAGCTTCTCTTAGATCCGGACTACACGGTGGTGCGGATTGCCACGGAAGTAGGCTATCAAGACGCCAGCTATTTTTGCCGTGTTTTCCGCCAGTCTATGGGAATGACGCCCAATCAGTATCGGCAAGAACTGCGCGGCGAAAAAACAAAAGTCTAA
- a CDS encoding PocR ligand-binding domain-containing protein, whose translation MQVSRFTLSEIVDTSVLQEIQDKFAEATGLAAVIVDPEGRPITKPSHFACFCNYVRSFDEGFRRCMNCDDKSGRRATQDKRPVVYLCHSGLTDLAAPIIVQDEYIGAFLAGQVVLETEHSDIKEVKEEMYRRVADLPVDKEKIGELFDHVEIVPEHRIKAGADLIYIMSNYIVEIGLANIVQKQLMLEMKAKAELESLLQVTELKALQSQVNPHFLFNTLNTIARLALLEGAEKTQEVVYALADLLRNNLRDIDVLRTIEDEVKSTRDYLTIQKVRFGDRIASDIQIDAALLEGLIPALTLQPLVENAIIHGLENRVEGGSIFLEGRMDDNDVVLTVRDTGVGMPAERLQSLFQEERRKNSHGQTTGLGIINVHKRICHFFGEQYGLSVESVPGEGTSVKLRLPFRHN comes from the coding sequence ATGCAAGTCAGCCGGTTTACGTTAAGTGAAATTGTTGACACTAGTGTATTGCAAGAGATTCAAGATAAGTTTGCAGAAGCCACGGGACTGGCGGCAGTTATCGTGGATCCCGAAGGCCGCCCGATTACCAAGCCCAGCCATTTCGCTTGTTTTTGCAATTATGTTCGCTCCTTTGATGAGGGATTTCGCCGCTGTATGAACTGCGATGATAAAAGCGGTCGCCGGGCTACGCAGGATAAACGTCCGGTGGTATATCTTTGTCATAGCGGCCTGACGGACTTAGCGGCGCCGATTATTGTGCAGGATGAGTACATTGGCGCGTTTTTGGCTGGACAGGTGGTATTGGAGACCGAGCATAGCGATATTAAGGAAGTCAAAGAAGAAATGTATCGCCGTGTGGCGGATTTGCCGGTAGATAAGGAAAAAATCGGCGAGCTTTTTGATCATGTGGAAATTGTGCCGGAGCACCGCATTAAGGCTGGAGCGGATCTGATTTATATCATGTCCAACTATATTGTAGAAATTGGCTTGGCGAATATTGTGCAAAAACAGCTGATGCTGGAGATGAAGGCCAAGGCGGAGCTGGAAAGTCTGCTGCAGGTGACAGAGCTGAAGGCCTTGCAGTCCCAGGTTAATCCGCATTTTCTTTTTAATACGTTGAACACCATTGCGCGGTTGGCTTTGCTGGAAGGGGCGGAAAAAACTCAGGAAGTGGTGTATGCCTTAGCGGACTTGCTGCGCAATAATCTGAGAGATATTGACGTGCTGCGTACGATCGAAGACGAGGTCAAATCCACACGGGATTATTTGACCATTCAAAAGGTTCGCTTTGGCGATCGCATTGCCTCGGATATTCAGATTGACGCAGCCCTTTTAGAGGGGCTGATTCCAGCGCTGACGCTGCAGCCGCTGGTGGAAAACGCCATCATTCATGGGTTGGAAAACCGGGTGGAAGGCGGCAGCATTTTCTTGGAAGGGCGCATGGACGACAACGATGTGGTACTAACGGTGCGCGATACAGGCGTGGGGATGCCCGCGGAACGTTTGCAGAGCTTGTTCCAGGAAGAACGGCGGAAAAATTCACATGGACAGACAACCGGTTTAGGTATCATCAATGTACATAAGCGCATTTGTCATTTTTTTGGCGAACAATACGGCCTTTCGGTGGAAAGCGTGCCTGGCGAAGGAACTTCGGTAAAGCTGCGCCTGCCGTTTCGGCATAATTAA
- a CDS encoding nicotinate-nucleotide--dimethylbenzimidazole phosphoribosyltransferase, with product MSLEQEVNEWIDGAAKPRHSLGLLEKYLKKMVLSWGEVKTELKPFHLVFAADNGVISEGVAKDPEEITYLQAQNMVDGRATISCFCQQCGIPYRVIDVGVNSTRPFTGISRKAAMGSRSFLKDEAMTETEFAVAWEAGQEQVRQLVAKGYNLISLGEMGIGNTTTSSAVLHGLTGILPEFIVGGGAGLQTSELIKNKCQVVAKGVELHKEKFHTAKDVLRCVGGFDMVAICAAMLECARLKTPFVIDGFITAVAYICASRLDTGVEKHAIPSHLSREPGMAYSLLLGNIPAEEVVLKANMALGEGTGAVLMVFLLKTMLYTLHNMARITDFIPAAPEKEQRAAL from the coding sequence ATGAGTTTGGAACAGGAAGTGAACGAATGGATTGACGGGGCGGCTAAACCTCGTCATAGCCTGGGTTTGTTAGAAAAATACCTAAAAAAGATGGTGCTGTCCTGGGGCGAAGTGAAAACAGAGCTTAAGCCCTTTCATTTAGTGTTTGCGGCGGATAATGGCGTCATTTCCGAAGGTGTGGCCAAAGACCCTGAGGAGATTACTTATTTGCAGGCGCAGAATATGGTGGATGGCCGGGCGACGATCAGCTGTTTTTGCCAGCAGTGCGGCATACCTTATCGGGTCATTGATGTTGGCGTCAATTCTACAAGACCTTTTACTGGAATTTCTCGTAAAGCGGCCATGGGCAGCCGCAGCTTTCTCAAAGACGAAGCCATGACGGAGACGGAATTTGCGGTTGCCTGGGAAGCTGGACAAGAACAGGTTCGTCAACTAGTGGCGAAAGGCTACAATTTAATTTCTTTGGGAGAGATGGGGATTGGCAACACTACTACCTCGTCGGCAGTACTCCACGGCTTAACAGGTATTTTACCGGAGTTTATCGTTGGCGGCGGCGCGGGGTTGCAAACCAGCGAATTGATTAAAAACAAATGCCAGGTGGTTGCTAAAGGTGTGGAGCTGCATAAAGAAAAGTTTCATACCGCCAAGGATGTTCTGCGCTGTGTAGGCGGTTTTGATATGGTAGCTATTTGCGCCGCCATGTTGGAATGCGCGCGCTTAAAAACGCCCTTTGTCATTGACGGCTTTATTACGGCGGTTGCCTATATTTGCGCTTCGCGGCTGGATACGGGGGTGGAAAAGCATGCCATTCCCTCTCATCTGTCTAGAGAGCCGGGGATGGCCTATTCCTTGCTGCTAGGAAACATTCCGGCGGAGGAAGTGGTGCTGAAAGCCAATATGGCTTTAGGCGAAGGGACAGGAGCCGTGTTGATGGTATTTTTGCTGAAGACCATGCTCTATACGCTGCACAATATGGCGCGGATTACCGATTTTATTCCAGCGGCTCCGGAAAAAGAGCAACGAGCTGCCTTGTAA
- the cobC gene encoding alpha-ribazole phosphatase → MRIWFVRHGETEWNRTKRYQGHSDIPLNENGRRQAQDTAALLAKEPLSAIYASDLKRAVETAEAIAQPYELRVQQKPELRELHFGLWEGLRYEQIMEKWADELSLMYEHPEKGCAPEGEGFCELAKRAWPALQAIREAHQEEEAIAVVAHGGTIRVLLCLLQEKSLQQLWDVAIEHGQATRIDV, encoded by the coding sequence ATGCGAATTTGGTTTGTGCGGCATGGTGAAACCGAATGGAACCGGACCAAACGGTATCAGGGGCATAGCGATATACCTTTGAATGAAAACGGGCGGCGGCAGGCGCAGGATACAGCAGCCTTATTAGCAAAGGAGCCGCTGTCAGCGATCTATGCCAGCGATTTAAAAAGGGCTGTAGAAACGGCGGAGGCAATAGCGCAGCCGTACGAGCTGCGGGTGCAGCAGAAGCCGGAACTGCGAGAACTTCACTTCGGCTTATGGGAAGGTCTGCGGTATGAGCAAATTATGGAAAAATGGGCGGATGAATTGAGCTTAATGTATGAGCATCCTGAGAAGGGATGTGCGCCGGAGGGCGAGGGCTTTTGCGAGCTGGCAAAACGAGCGTGGCCGGCGTTGCAGGCGATTCGTGAAGCGCATCAAGAAGAGGAAGCAATTGCGGTGGTGGCTCATGGAGGCACCATTCGCGTTTTATTATGTTTGCTGCAAGAAAAATCGTTGCAGCAACTTTGGGATGTGGCGATTGAACATGGACAGGCTACAAGGATAGATGTGTAA